The following coding sequences are from one Streptomyces sp. NBC_00536 window:
- a CDS encoding FtsK/SpoIIIE domain-containing protein: protein MPPHPSHDSILARAALGAASAFGAACRWCSRRRYELAPGAATGGLTGLSWLHHLDGVSLPEHGVYGLALAATGALAAGGLKHKNKTIAAAGTGGLVMMADAWIGAGLGPSVPSLIAGAVATGGAYAVYVPWLVKSRQDRLALQVKAAKAGVTARGLGDNTLAPGITGSTAEETALLRALVAMLSVPAVDVTALDYTPFGWRAVVVLPPGRNTAPQKVIARKEQLAANLGLPGKLRLAKGITDNELVVTLYESDPLAATLPWPGPSTTTCHEPAALGLDAFGHPVLVPLLYNHVLIGGASDNGKSSLQSVLIAYAVACKDAEVLLVDLKPGAVELGPWRSCALGFADSPSRAMQLLKFVWSEVERRGKYLSALGDKLGKPVKKWVPGEHGPAWFVFIDELAELMRQVPATAKLIESLLQVARFVGITLVCATQSPSNRVFGGNTDGRQQYQVRIGLGAKESTTANLIFGPGAYGDGWCLDELDAPGKFLRWDRQHGVPVESRAYWMTDDEIGAMNHRYACEEVGSEARPHPQVEPEPEDDPTPPRPPTPPSGGPGGGRPLLRAVPTFPDGTEIADERHLALWQAVEKAGPSGITVDDLVAMDLPQFAARSSVNGPLGQWRRKGWVEEAGKHGRAMAYRTVPRSLPASGPTKGADATAAATV from the coding sequence GTGCCCCCGCACCCCTCGCATGACTCGATACTCGCCCGCGCGGCGCTGGGTGCCGCGAGCGCGTTCGGCGCGGCCTGCCGTTGGTGTTCCCGCCGCCGCTACGAGCTCGCCCCCGGCGCCGCAACAGGCGGCCTGACCGGACTGTCCTGGCTCCACCACCTCGACGGCGTCAGCCTGCCCGAGCACGGCGTTTACGGGCTTGCCCTGGCCGCCACGGGAGCCCTCGCCGCAGGGGGCCTCAAGCACAAGAACAAGACGATCGCGGCGGCCGGCACCGGCGGCCTGGTCATGATGGCCGACGCGTGGATCGGCGCCGGGCTCGGCCCGTCGGTACCCTCGCTGATCGCCGGCGCAGTCGCGACCGGCGGAGCGTACGCCGTCTACGTACCTTGGCTCGTGAAATCGCGTCAGGACCGCCTTGCCCTTCAGGTGAAGGCGGCCAAGGCCGGGGTCACTGCGCGCGGGCTGGGTGACAACACCTTGGCGCCGGGCATCACCGGCTCGACAGCGGAAGAGACCGCGCTACTGCGGGCACTGGTCGCCATGCTCTCCGTCCCCGCAGTAGACGTGACCGCCCTCGACTACACCCCCTTCGGGTGGCGCGCGGTCGTCGTCCTGCCGCCCGGCCGAAACACCGCGCCGCAGAAGGTCATCGCCCGCAAGGAACAGCTCGCTGCGAACCTGGGACTTCCGGGAAAGCTGAGGCTCGCCAAGGGGATAACCGACAACGAGCTCGTCGTCACGCTGTACGAGTCCGACCCCCTCGCGGCCACGCTCCCCTGGCCGGGTCCGTCCACCACGACATGCCACGAGCCGGCCGCTCTCGGCCTCGACGCCTTCGGGCACCCCGTGCTGGTGCCCCTGCTGTACAACCACGTGCTGATCGGCGGGGCCAGCGACAACGGCAAGTCGAGCCTCCAGTCCGTCCTGATCGCCTACGCCGTGGCGTGCAAGGACGCCGAGGTGCTGCTGGTCGACCTGAAGCCGGGCGCGGTCGAGCTCGGCCCATGGCGCAGCTGCGCGCTCGGATTCGCCGACAGTCCGAGCCGCGCGATGCAGTTGCTCAAGTTCGTGTGGTCTGAGGTCGAACGCCGCGGAAAGTACCTGTCCGCCCTCGGAGACAAGCTGGGCAAGCCGGTAAAGAAGTGGGTGCCGGGGGAGCACGGGCCGGCATGGTTCGTGTTTATCGACGAGCTTGCCGAGCTGATGCGCCAGGTCCCGGCCACCGCCAAGCTGATCGAGTCGCTGCTCCAGGTGGCGCGGTTCGTCGGCATCACCCTGGTATGCGCCACGCAGTCGCCCTCAAACCGAGTATTCGGTGGAAACACCGACGGCCGCCAGCAGTATCAGGTGCGCATCGGTCTCGGCGCGAAGGAGTCCACGACCGCCAACTTGATCTTTGGGCCCGGTGCGTATGGTGACGGCTGGTGCCTGGACGAGCTAGACGCCCCGGGCAAGTTCCTGCGGTGGGACCGTCAGCACGGTGTGCCAGTGGAGTCCCGCGCGTACTGGATGACCGACGACGAGATCGGAGCGATGAACCATCGGTACGCGTGCGAGGAGGTCGGCAGCGAAGCCCGGCCACACCCGCAGGTGGAGCCCGAGCCCGAGGACGACCCGACTCCTCCGCGGCCGCCCACGCCTCCCTCTGGGGGGCCCGGGGGCGGCCGTCCGCTGCTGCGCGCCGTACCGACTTTCCCCGACGGGACGGAGATCGCTGACGAGCGACACCTGGCGCTGTGGCAGGCGGTCGAGAAAGCGGGCCCCAGCGGCATCACCGTGGACGACCTGGTGGCAATGGACCTGCCGCAGTTCGCCGCACGCTCCTCGGTGAACGGCCCGCTGGGGCAGTGGCGGCGGAAGGGCTGGGTGGAGGAGGCCGGCAAGCACGGCCGGGCGATGGCGTACCGGACCGTGCCGCGCTCCCTCCCCGCGTCCGGACCGACGAAGGGTGCGGACGCGACCGCCGCGGCGACAGTGTGA